Proteins encoded in a region of the Geobacillus genomosp. 3 genome:
- the rpiB gene encoding ribose 5-phosphate isomerase B: MKVAIASDHGGIRIREEIKALLDEMGIEYTDFGCDCETSVDYPDYALPVAEKVARGEFDRGILICGTGIGMTIAANKVKGVRCALCHDVYSAKLTRMHNDSNILAMGERVIGPGLAREIAKAWLETEFEGGRHARRIDKIADYENEHL, encoded by the coding sequence ATGAAAGTGGCCATTGCTTCCGACCATGGCGGAATTCGTATCCGTGAAGAAATTAAAGCCCTTCTTGATGAAATGGGCATCGAATATACCGATTTTGGCTGCGACTGTGAAACGTCGGTCGATTACCCGGATTACGCGCTCCCGGTCGCTGAAAAAGTGGCGCGCGGCGAGTTTGACCGCGGCATTTTAATTTGCGGGACCGGCATCGGCATGACGATCGCCGCCAATAAAGTGAAAGGGGTGCGCTGCGCCCTTTGTCATGATGTTTACAGCGCCAAACTGACACGCATGCATAACGACAGCAACATCCTCGCGATGGGGGAGCGCGTGATCGGCCCTGGCTTGGCGCGTGAGATCGCGAAAGCGTGGCTCGAGACAGAATTCGAAGGCGGCCGTCACGCGCGGCGGATCGACAAAATCGCCGATTATGAAAACGAACATTTGTAA
- a CDS encoding methyl-accepting chemotaxis protein: MGGTDRSFGLRLKLVVFTTALALITYSTSALFLYVLYDWWFASFNKGVFTIIVLLLGIFWSGVLAYVAAGWITRPLQRLEEAAVKAAGGHIEADVPLPPSNDEIRSLAVAFNRMLGHLRAVVANIEENAVRTNEKTAEIKEASEAAAGRAHDIAATIDDISKGAAASAEATQAAAAAVEDVLAIAEQVKGTAERAEQSAQAMAETLKASCDAIRSLVDGIGQLADDQERSRAVVKQLEGNAKQIGNITLLVADIAEQTNLLALNASIEAARAGEHGRGFAVVAEEVRKLADESAKAVKQIAELVGNIQNEVAHVVAQMDKQVAASNAAAAKGERTNAAIAAMTASADELIRAVHEIAGLAKNQMVHMGRAAAQAQEVAAIAEQTSAGALEVAAATRAQTAAIGDVHKLANELVEQAEQLQAAVARFRAS; the protein is encoded by the coding sequence ATGGGGGGAACAGATCGTTCGTTTGGTTTGCGCCTGAAGCTTGTCGTCTTTACGACGGCGCTGGCGCTCATTACATATTCAACGAGCGCCTTGTTCTTGTATGTGTTGTACGATTGGTGGTTTGCATCGTTCAATAAAGGCGTGTTCACGATTATTGTGCTGCTGCTCGGCATTTTTTGGTCGGGGGTGCTCGCCTATGTCGCGGCCGGCTGGATTACGAGGCCGCTGCAACGCCTCGAAGAAGCCGCTGTGAAGGCAGCCGGCGGGCACATTGAAGCGGACGTCCCGCTCCCTCCGTCCAATGACGAAATCCGCTCGCTTGCTGTCGCTTTCAACCGCATGCTCGGCCATTTGCGCGCGGTCGTCGCCAACATTGAAGAAAACGCGGTGCGCACGAACGAAAAGACGGCAGAGATAAAAGAAGCGTCTGAGGCGGCGGCGGGCCGTGCGCACGACATCGCGGCGACGATTGACGACATCTCCAAAGGGGCAGCGGCCTCGGCTGAAGCGACGCAGGCGGCAGCCGCGGCGGTCGAAGATGTGCTTGCCATCGCCGAGCAAGTGAAAGGGACGGCCGAGCGCGCCGAACAATCCGCGCAGGCGATGGCAGAAACGCTCAAAGCGAGCTGCGATGCGATCCGTTCCCTTGTCGACGGCATCGGACAGCTCGCCGACGATCAAGAAAGGTCGCGGGCAGTCGTCAAACAGCTTGAAGGAAACGCCAAACAAATTGGCAATATTACGTTGCTTGTCGCCGATATTGCCGAGCAAACGAACTTGCTGGCGCTCAACGCCTCGATTGAAGCCGCCCGCGCCGGCGAGCATGGCCGCGGCTTTGCCGTTGTGGCTGAAGAAGTGCGCAAACTAGCCGATGAAAGCGCTAAAGCGGTCAAGCAAATCGCTGAACTCGTCGGCAACATTCAAAACGAAGTCGCCCATGTTGTGGCACAAATGGACAAGCAAGTAGCCGCTTCCAACGCTGCGGCGGCCAAAGGGGAGCGCACGAACGCGGCCATTGCGGCCATGACGGCGTCGGCGGATGAATTGATCCGCGCCGTCCATGAGATCGCCGGGTTGGCGAAAAATCAGATGGTGCATATGGGGCGAGCCGCTGCACAGGCGCAAGAAGTGGCAGCGATTGCCGAACAGACATCCGCCGGTGCGCTCGAAGTCGCGGCGGCGACGCGGGCACAAACGGCAGCGATCGGCGACGTGCACAAGCTGGCCAACGAGCTCGTCGAACAGGCGGAACAGCTGCAGGCAGCGGTCGCCCGTTTTCGCGCCAGTTAA
- a CDS encoding low molecular weight protein arginine phosphatase produces the protein MSYRILFVCTGNTCRSPMAAALLESKQLPGVEVKSAGVFAAEGSEASAHAKTVLKEKGIDASHRSSPLKKEHIDWATHVLAMTSGHKEMIIGRFPEAKDKTFTLKQFASGTDGDIADPFGGPVEAYRAARDELTALIDRLAEKLQERQ, from the coding sequence ATGTCGTACCGCATTTTGTTCGTCTGCACAGGCAATACGTGCCGCAGCCCGATGGCAGCGGCATTGCTTGAGAGCAAGCAGCTGCCCGGTGTCGAGGTGAAATCGGCTGGGGTGTTTGCTGCGGAAGGAAGCGAGGCGTCCGCCCATGCGAAAACGGTGCTGAAAGAAAAGGGGATTGACGCATCCCACCGTTCCTCGCCGTTAAAAAAAGAGCATATTGATTGGGCGACGCATGTGTTGGCGATGACGTCCGGCCATAAAGAGATGATCATTGGCCGTTTTCCGGAGGCGAAAGACAAAACGTTTACGTTAAAACAGTTCGCTTCAGGAACAGACGGTGACATCGCCGATCCGTTCGGCGGCCCGGTCGAGGCGTACCGGGCGGCGCGCGATGAGTTGACGGCGCTCATTGACCGCTTGGCGGAAAAATTGCAAGAGAGACAATGA
- a CDS encoding manganese efflux pump MntP family protein → MGALIGEMIALSLMALALGMDAFSVALGMGLLRLRLRQIFYIGLTIGLFHIFMPLVGMAVGRFLSREFGSIATYAGGLLLLWLGGQMIVTSFQRGDGSPLFPRGAGLLFFAFSVSLDSFSVGLSLGIFGARTMVTILLFGLFSTVLTWIGLLVGRHFQQWLGSYSEALGGSILLAFGLKLLFS, encoded by the coding sequence ATGGGCGCGTTAATCGGCGAAATGATCGCGCTGTCGCTAATGGCGCTGGCGCTAGGGATGGACGCATTTTCGGTCGCTCTAGGAATGGGGCTGTTGCGTCTTCGGCTTCGGCAAATTTTTTATATTGGGCTCACGATCGGCTTGTTTCATATTTTTATGCCGCTTGTCGGCATGGCAGTCGGCCGCTTTTTGTCGCGCGAGTTCGGCAGCATCGCTACTTATGCGGGCGGGCTGTTGCTATTATGGCTGGGCGGGCAAATGATCGTTACATCGTTTCAGCGGGGAGACGGGTCACCGTTGTTTCCGCGCGGGGCGGGGCTGCTTTTTTTTGCGTTCAGCGTTAGCCTCGACAGCTTTTCGGTCGGGCTAAGTCTTGGCATTTTCGGGGCGCGGACGATGGTGACGATCCTTCTGTTCGGCCTATTCAGCACGGTATTGACTTGGATCGGGCTGTTGGTGGGCCGCCATTTTCAGCAATGGCTCGGTTCATACAGCGAAGCGCTCGGCGGCAGCATTTTGCTCGCGTTCGGGCTGAAGCTGCTCTTTTCGTGA
- a CDS encoding L-threonylcarbamoyladenylate synthase, which translates to MKTRVWTVDNIVDKQQIYPQIQEAAEWLRAGEVVAFPTETVYGLGADAANTAAVGKIFAAKGRPSDNPLIVHVANVAQVEAIAAAIPPVAKTLMERFWPGPLTLVLPKRAGTVSERVTANLPTVAVRMPDHPLALALIEASGLALAAPSANRSGKPSPTTAAHVLADLNGRIAGVIDGGPTGIGVESTVLDCSGEVPTILRPGGVTKEALSEAVGRVEEAVGMGDEQTAPKAPGMKYTHYAPKAPLSIVSGPPSLLQQLVDESRAGGKTVGVLTTEENKSRYAADVVLACGTRRELETVAHRLYDTLRRFDETGVDLIYSEAFPEEGIGVAIMNRLKKAAGGRVIRE; encoded by the coding sequence TTGAAAACGCGTGTTTGGACTGTGGATAATATTGTTGATAAACAGCAAATTTATCCACAAATACAAGAGGCGGCCGAATGGCTGCGGGCCGGGGAAGTGGTGGCGTTCCCGACGGAAACGGTGTACGGCTTAGGGGCGGATGCGGCCAATACGGCAGCGGTGGGCAAAATTTTTGCCGCCAAAGGGCGGCCGAGCGACAATCCGCTCATCGTTCACGTCGCGAACGTAGCGCAAGTGGAAGCGATCGCCGCAGCGATCCCGCCGGTCGCGAAAACGCTAATGGAGCGGTTTTGGCCGGGGCCGCTCACCTTAGTGTTGCCGAAACGGGCCGGGACAGTGTCCGAACGGGTGACGGCTAACCTTCCGACCGTGGCGGTGCGCATGCCGGATCACCCGCTGGCGCTCGCCTTGATCGAGGCGAGCGGCTTGGCGCTTGCCGCTCCGAGCGCCAACCGGTCAGGAAAACCGAGCCCGACGACGGCCGCCCACGTGCTCGCCGATTTAAACGGGCGCATCGCCGGGGTGATTGATGGCGGGCCGACCGGCATCGGCGTCGAATCGACTGTGCTCGATTGCAGCGGGGAGGTGCCGACGATTTTGCGCCCGGGCGGGGTGACGAAGGAGGCGCTGAGCGAAGCGGTCGGCCGCGTTGAGGAGGCCGTCGGCATGGGAGATGAACAGACAGCGCCGAAAGCGCCGGGGATGAAATATACGCATTACGCGCCAAAAGCGCCGCTTTCGATCGTCTCCGGCCCGCCGTCGTTGTTGCAGCAGCTTGTCGATGAAAGCCGGGCGGGGGGAAAAACCGTCGGTGTGCTGACGACTGAAGAAAACAAAAGCCGTTATGCCGCTGATGTCGTGTTGGCGTGCGGGACGCGCCGCGAGCTCGAAACGGTCGCCCATCGCCTGTACGATACGCTGCGCCGATTTGATGAGACGGGCGTCGACCTCATTTACAGCGAGGCGTTTCCAGAAGAAGGGATCGGCGTTGCGATCATGAACCGGTTGAAGAAAGCAGCCGGCGGGCGCGTCATTCGCGAATAG
- the spoIIR gene encoding stage II sporulation protein R: MMRMKGNSIAVCLYIILLTTGVLVQLYGQQTDAGANAAVAVPDEAVRLRILANSDAAADQELKRNVRDAVNAQINSWVAELTSFDEAKRVIRSRLPDIEQTVARVLRDEQSSQSYKVEFGPVRFPTKVYGDYVYPAGTYDAVLITLGEGKGSNWWCVLFPPLCFLDFSNGDAVMMRAEERPANETSKPAPAEADQPVKRKQSDKEAVQPDEQEGGSTAAAMEKTGRRAAAEDTISAETDSVSKDVDDVGIRVGGVDNEADDASTAAKNTGEDASEGGGIDGGNASPVVIAEPEQRIEVKFFFKEWLAHLIP, from the coding sequence ATGATGAGAATGAAGGGAAATTCCATCGCTGTATGTTTATATATCATTCTATTAACAACAGGCGTCCTCGTTCAGCTGTACGGCCAGCAGACCGATGCTGGGGCCAACGCCGCGGTCGCGGTTCCCGACGAGGCGGTTCGCTTGCGCATTTTAGCCAACAGCGATGCGGCTGCTGACCAAGAATTGAAACGAAACGTGCGCGATGCGGTGAACGCGCAAATCAACAGCTGGGTCGCTGAACTGACGTCGTTCGACGAAGCGAAGCGCGTCATCCGCTCCCGCCTGCCGGACATTGAACAGACAGTCGCTCGCGTGCTCCGTGATGAGCAAAGCAGCCAGTCGTACAAAGTAGAGTTTGGCCCGGTTCGCTTTCCGACGAAAGTGTATGGCGACTACGTCTATCCGGCCGGCACGTACGATGCGGTCCTCATTACGCTCGGGGAAGGGAAAGGGTCAAACTGGTGGTGTGTCTTGTTCCCGCCGCTTTGTTTTCTCGACTTTTCCAACGGTGACGCTGTGATGATGAGAGCGGAAGAAAGGCCGGCAAACGAGACAAGTAAGCCGGCACCGGCCGAGGCCGATCAGCCCGTTAAGAGAAAGCAGAGTGACAAGGAGGCGGTGCAGCCGGATGAACAAGAAGGCGGGAGCACCGCGGCGGCCATGGAGAAGACGGGGCGCCGCGCAGCGGCCGAGGACACGATAAGTGCTGAGACAGATAGTGTGAGCAAAGATGTGGATGACGTGGGGATTCGTGTGGGCGGTGTGGACAATGAGGCAGACGACGCGAGCACCGCTGCGAAGAACACGGGCGAGGATGCGAGTGAAGGGGGAGGAATAGACGGCGGAAACGCTTCTCCTGTCGTCATCGCTGAGCCGGAACAGCGGATCGAAGTGAAATTTTTCTTCAAAGAGTGGCTGGCCCATCTCATTCCATAA
- the prmC gene encoding peptide chain release factor N(5)-glutamine methyltransferase: protein MRRNVHEVLAWASSFLRAHGKEERAAEWLLCHHLATDRAGLFARWREPVEEAVYERFAADVRRHAVDHVPIQYLIGYESFYGRPFLVNRHVLIPRPETEELVLGVLERVPRLFAGRERIDVVDVGTGSGAIAVTLALENKALSVTATDISEAALTVARENARRLGASVSFLRGDLLQPLIEQGRTVDVVVSNPPYIPEADAALLSPVVKDYEPHTALFGGRDGLDFYRRFARDLPLVLGVPALVAFEVGAGQGEAVAALLAAAFPEARVEVAFDLNGKDRMVYMTRKN from the coding sequence ATGCGTCGTAACGTACATGAAGTCCTCGCCTGGGCTTCTTCTTTTTTACGCGCCCACGGAAAGGAAGAACGGGCGGCGGAATGGCTGTTGTGCCATCATTTAGCCACCGACCGGGCCGGGCTGTTCGCCCGTTGGCGTGAGCCGGTTGAGGAAGCGGTGTATGAACGGTTTGCCGCCGACGTGCGCCGCCATGCGGTCGACCATGTGCCGATCCAATATTTGATCGGCTATGAATCGTTTTACGGACGGCCGTTCCTTGTGAACCGTCATGTGCTCATCCCGCGCCCGGAAACGGAAGAGTTGGTGCTTGGCGTCCTTGAGCGCGTGCCGCGCCTATTTGCCGGCCGGGAGCGGATTGATGTCGTCGATGTCGGCACCGGCAGCGGAGCGATCGCTGTGACATTGGCGCTAGAGAACAAAGCGTTGTCGGTGACTGCCACCGATATTTCCGAAGCAGCGCTCACAGTCGCTCGGGAAAACGCTCGCCGGCTTGGGGCAAGCGTTTCGTTTTTGCGCGGCGACTTATTGCAGCCGCTCATCGAACAAGGACGAACCGTCGATGTGGTCGTTTCGAATCCGCCGTACATTCCCGAGGCCGATGCTGCGTTGCTCTCTCCGGTCGTGAAAGACTACGAGCCGCACACCGCGCTCTTTGGCGGCCGCGACGGGCTTGACTTTTACCGCCGCTTCGCTCGCGATTTGCCGCTTGTGCTCGGCGTCCCGGCGCTTGTCGCGTTTGAAGTCGGCGCCGGACAAGGGGAAGCGGTCGCTGCGCTTTTAGCGGCAGCGTTTCCCGAGGCGCGGGTCGAAGTGGCCTTTGATTTGAACGGCAAGGACCGAATGGTTTATATGACAAGAAAAAATTAG
- the prfA gene encoding peptide chain release factor 1 has product MFDRLEAVEQRYEKLNELLMDPEVINDPKKLRDYSKEQADLAETVQTYREYKSVRNQLADAKAMLEEKLEPELREMVKEEIAELEEREDALVEKLKVLLLPKDPNDEKNVIMEIRAAAGGEEAALFAGDLYRMYTRYAEEQGWKTEVIEASPTGLGGYKEIIFMINGKGAYSKLKFENGAHRVQRVPETESGGRIHTSTATVACLPEMEEVEVEIHEKDIRVDTFASSGPGGQSVNTTMSAVRLTHIPTGIVVTCQDEKSQIKNKEKAMKVLRARIYDKYQQEARAEYDQTRKQAVGTGDRSERIRTYNFPQNRVTDHRIGLTIQKLDQVLDGNLDEIIEALILDDQGKKLEQANDAS; this is encoded by the coding sequence GTGTTTGACCGGTTAGAGGCTGTCGAACAACGGTATGAAAAGTTAAATGAACTTTTAATGGATCCCGAAGTCATCAACGATCCGAAAAAGTTGCGCGATTATTCGAAAGAGCAGGCCGATTTGGCGGAAACGGTGCAAACGTACCGTGAATACAAGTCGGTTCGCAACCAGCTCGCGGATGCGAAGGCAATGCTCGAGGAAAAGCTTGAACCGGAGCTGCGCGAGATGGTGAAAGAGGAAATTGCTGAACTCGAAGAACGGGAAGACGCGCTCGTTGAGAAGCTGAAAGTGTTGCTCCTGCCGAAAGACCCGAACGATGAGAAAAACGTCATTATGGAAATTCGCGCCGCTGCCGGCGGTGAGGAGGCGGCGCTGTTCGCCGGCGACTTGTACCGGATGTATACGCGCTATGCCGAGGAGCAAGGATGGAAAACGGAAGTGATCGAAGCGAGTCCGACCGGTCTCGGCGGCTATAAGGAAATTATTTTTATGATCAACGGAAAAGGGGCGTACTCGAAGCTCAAGTTTGAAAACGGCGCCCATCGCGTCCAGCGCGTGCCGGAGACAGAGTCAGGCGGACGCATCCATACATCGACGGCCACGGTCGCCTGTTTGCCGGAAATGGAAGAAGTCGAAGTCGAGATTCACGAAAAAGACATTCGCGTCGACACGTTTGCTTCGAGCGGTCCGGGCGGGCAAAGCGTTAATACGACGATGTCGGCTGTGCGCCTCACCCACATTCCGACCGGCATTGTTGTCACTTGCCAGGACGAAAAATCGCAAATCAAAAACAAAGAGAAAGCCATGAAAGTGTTGCGCGCCCGCATTTACGACAAATACCAGCAAGAAGCGCGCGCTGAATATGACCAAACGCGCAAGCAGGCGGTCGGCACCGGCGACCGTTCCGAGCGCATCCGGACGTACAACTTTCCGCAAAACCGCGTCACCGACCACCGCATCGGGCTGACGATCCAAAAGCTTGATCAAGTGCTCGATGGCAACTTGGATGAAATTATTGAGGCGCTCATTTTGGACGACCAAGGAAAAAAATTGGAGCAAGCGAACGATGCGTCGTAA
- a CDS encoding thymidine kinase: MYVMTQSGWLEVICGSMFSGKSEELIRRIRRAQFARQEVKVFKPTIDNRYSEDAVVSHNGNSVIAIPVATPAEMFRYISTATDVVAIDEVQFFSDDIIDVVQTLADRGYRVIAAGLDQDFRGEPFGPVPALMAIAESVTKLQAVCTVCGSPASRTQRLINGVPASYDDPVILVGASEAYEPRCRHHHEVPGKPKKRHGRPLAEHKGE; this comes from the coding sequence ATGTATGTGATGACGCAGTCCGGTTGGCTGGAGGTCATTTGCGGCAGCATGTTTTCTGGCAAATCGGAAGAACTGATCCGCCGCATCCGCCGCGCCCAGTTTGCCAGGCAGGAAGTGAAAGTGTTCAAACCGACAATCGACAACCGCTATAGCGAGGATGCCGTCGTATCTCACAACGGCAATTCGGTGATCGCCATTCCGGTCGCAACGCCTGCGGAAATGTTTCGCTACATTTCCACCGCCACCGATGTCGTCGCCATCGATGAAGTGCAGTTTTTTTCCGATGACATCATCGACGTCGTGCAAACGCTCGCAGACCGCGGCTACCGCGTCATCGCCGCCGGATTGGATCAAGATTTCCGCGGCGAACCGTTCGGACCGGTGCCAGCGCTTATGGCGATCGCCGAATCGGTGACGAAACTGCAGGCGGTATGCACGGTATGCGGCTCCCCAGCCAGCCGGACACAGCGGCTCATTAACGGTGTGCCTGCCTCGTATGATGATCCGGTCATTTTGGTTGGCGCCAGCGAAGCGTACGAACCGCGTTGCCGCCATCACCATGAAGTGCCGGGCAAACCGAAAAAGCGGCATGGCCGCCCGCTTGCTGAACACAAAGGCGAATGA
- the ltrA gene encoding group II intron reverse transcriptase/maturase, whose amino-acid sequence MWMKQVLSRENLLRALKQVEKNKGSHGTDGMSVKDLRRHLVEHWDVIRRALEEGTYEPCPVRRVEIPKPNGGVRLLGIPTVTDRFIQQAIAQVLTPIFDPSFSEHSYGFRPGRRGHDAVKKAKQYIQEGYTWVVDIDLEKFFDRVNHDKLMGILAKRIPDKILLKLIRKYLQAGVMINGVVMETQEGTPQGGPLSPLLSNILLDELDKELEKRGHKFVRYADDCNIYVRTKKAGERVMKSITAFIEKKLRLKVNETKSAVDRPWRRKFLGFSFTPNKEPKIRIAKESIRRMKQRIRTMTSRSKPIPMPERIEQLNQYILGWCGYFSLAETPSVFKELDGWIRRRLRMCQWKEWKLPRTRVRKLQSLGVPKRKAYEWGNTRKKYWRVAASPILHKALGNSYWESQGLKSLYQRYESLRQT is encoded by the coding sequence ATGTGGATGAAACAGGTACTGTCACGGGAGAATCTCCTGCGAGCACTCAAACAAGTGGAAAAGAATAAAGGGTCCCATGGAACCGATGGAATGTCCGTCAAAGACCTGCGAAGACACCTCGTGGAACATTGGGACGTGATACGGCGCGCTTTGGAAGAAGGGACCTACGAACCTTGCCCGGTCCGACGGGTCGAAATCCCGAAACCGAACGGAGGAGTCAGGTTACTAGGAATCCCGACCGTGACAGACCGGTTCATCCAACAGGCCATCGCCCAAGTGCTCACGCCGATCTTTGACCCATCCTTTTCGGAACACAGCTACGGGTTTCGTCCCGGTCGAAGAGGACACGACGCGGTGAAAAAGGCGAAGCAGTATATTCAGGAAGGATATACATGGGTGGTAGATATCGACTTGGAAAAGTTCTTTGATCGAGTCAACCATGACAAACTGATGGGGATATTAGCGAAACGAATTCCAGACAAAATCCTCCTAAAGTTGATACGGAAGTATCTACAGGCAGGGGTCATGATCAACGGGGTGGTCATGGAAACACAAGAGGGGACTCCACAAGGAGGGCCGCTCAGTCCACTTTTGTCCAACATTCTCTTGGATGAGCTGGACAAAGAATTGGAAAAACGAGGGCACAAATTTGTACGGTATGCGGATGACTGCAATATCTACGTAAGGACGAAGAAGGCCGGGGAACGGGTGATGAAATCGATCACGGCATTCATTGAAAAGAAACTCCGGCTGAAAGTCAATGAAACCAAATCGGCAGTGGATCGACCGTGGAGGAGAAAATTCCTCGGTTTTAGCTTCACCCCAAATAAGGAGCCAAAAATCCGGATCGCAAAGGAAAGTATTCGGCGCATGAAGCAAAGGATACGCACCATGACGAGTCGATCGAAACCGATTCCCATGCCCGAGCGAATCGAACAGCTCAACCAGTACATTCTGGGATGGTGTGGATACTTCTCGTTAGCAGAGACTCCAAGTGTGTTCAAAGAACTAGATGGATGGATTCGACGAAGGCTGCGCATGTGCCAATGGAAAGAGTGGAAACTTCCGAGAACCAGAGTCCGAAAACTGCAAAGTTTAGGAGTGCCCAAGCGGAAAGCATATGAATGGGGAAACACTCGGAAGAAATATTGGAGAGTGGCCGCTAGTCCCATCTTGCATAAAGCCCTTGGCAACTCCTATTGGGAGAGCCAAGGGCTGAAGAGTCTTTATCAACGATATGAATCTCTGCGTCAGACTTAA
- the rpmE gene encoding 50S ribosomal protein L31: protein MKQGIHPAYKKVIVRCACGNEFESGSVKDELRVEICSECHPFFTGKQKFVSAAGRVDKFNKKYGLK, encoded by the coding sequence ATGAAACAAGGGATCCATCCAGCGTACAAAAAAGTGATCGTCCGCTGCGCATGCGGAAACGAGTTCGAAAGCGGTTCGGTCAAAGACGAGCTGCGCGTCGAGATTTGCTCGGAATGCCATCCGTTCTTTACGGGCAAACAAAAATTCGTTTCGGCAGCGGGCCGCGTCGATAAATTTAATAAAAAATACGGCCTTAAGTAA
- the rho gene encoding transcription termination factor Rho, producing MELTLAALENMKLKELYELAKQYKISYYSKLTKKELIFAILKARAEQDGLSFMEGILEIIPSEGFGFLRPVGYSPSSEDIYISASQIRRFDLRNGDKVSGKVRRPKENERYFGLLHVEAVNGEDPEIAKERVHFPGLTPLYPNRQMKLETTPDKLSTRIIDLIAPVGFGQRGLIVAPPKAGKTMLLKEIANSITTNHPDVELIVLLIDERPEEVTDIERSVQGEVVSSTFDEVPENHIRVSELVLERAMRLVEHKRDVVILMDSITRLARAYNLVIPPSGRTLSGGIDPAAFHRPKRFFGAARNIEEGGSLTILATALIETGSRMDDVIYEEFKGTGNMELHLDRSLAERRIFPAIDIRRSGTRKEELLIPKEHLDKLWAIRKTMADSPDFIERFLNKLRRTKSNEEFFVMLDQEWRSGGPLRL from the coding sequence ATGGAATTAACGTTAGCGGCTTTAGAAAACATGAAGCTCAAAGAGCTGTACGAGCTCGCCAAACAATACAAAATTTCTTATTACAGCAAGTTGACGAAAAAAGAGCTTATTTTTGCCATTTTGAAAGCGCGTGCCGAACAAGATGGCCTCTCGTTCATGGAAGGCATCCTCGAAATCATTCCGTCGGAAGGATTTGGCTTTTTGCGTCCGGTTGGTTATTCCCCGAGCTCGGAAGACATTTACATTTCCGCTTCCCAAATCCGCCGTTTTGACTTGCGCAATGGGGATAAAGTGTCCGGCAAAGTGCGGAGGCCGAAAGAGAACGAGCGCTACTTCGGCTTGCTTCATGTTGAAGCGGTCAACGGCGAAGACCCGGAAATCGCCAAGGAGCGTGTTCATTTTCCAGGATTGACGCCGCTTTATCCGAACCGGCAAATGAAGCTTGAAACAACCCCGGACAAGCTGTCGACCCGCATCATCGACTTGATTGCCCCGGTCGGCTTCGGTCAGCGCGGATTGATCGTCGCGCCGCCGAAAGCCGGGAAAACGATGTTGCTGAAAGAAATTGCCAACAGCATTACGACGAACCATCCGGATGTTGAGTTGATCGTCTTGCTCATTGACGAGCGGCCGGAAGAAGTGACCGACATTGAGCGGTCAGTGCAGGGCGAAGTCGTCAGCTCGACGTTTGACGAGGTGCCGGAAAATCATATCCGTGTGTCCGAACTCGTCTTAGAGCGGGCGATGCGGCTTGTCGAACATAAGCGCGATGTTGTCATTTTAATGGACAGCATTACGCGTCTTGCCCGCGCGTACAACTTGGTCATTCCGCCGAGCGGACGCACGCTCTCGGGCGGGATTGATCCGGCGGCGTTCCATCGGCCGAAGCGGTTTTTCGGTGCGGCACGCAACATCGAGGAAGGCGGCAGCTTGACGATTTTGGCGACCGCCCTCATCGAGACGGGGTCACGCATGGATGACGTCATTTATGAAGAGTTTAAAGGCACGGGCAATATGGAGCTCCACCTCGACCGCTCGCTCGCCGAGCGCCGCATTTTTCCGGCCATCGACATCCGCCGTTCCGGGACGCGCAAAGAGGAACTGCTCATTCCGAAAGAACATCTGGACAAGCTGTGGGCGATTCGCAAAACAATGGCCGATTCACCGGACTTCATCGAACGGTTTTTAAACAAACTGCGCCGCACAAAATCCAATGAAGAGTTTTTCGTCATGCTTGACCAAGAATGGAGAAGCGGCGGACCGCTTCGTTTATAA